One window of Papaver somniferum cultivar HN1 chromosome 9, ASM357369v1, whole genome shotgun sequence genomic DNA carries:
- the LOC113312882 gene encoding rhodanese-like domain-containing protein 8, chloroplastic, translating into MGVYADVSTTPVSIPKSIPKRHKPLFPQYIHGRATGISFNPKTLPLFPSFRNSFSTKSKNEKNFNCKSTFSSDSDDGFSSTPSINDDDFVVVNFYRFVYIENPEEEVAKQLLFLQGFDIHGRIYINEQGINAQFSGPVKDSLRYVDWLKKDPKFSEIFVQISPSSDNSHAFPKLRLRYKPSLVQYEGGISHLPILESSMRAIPLTPNEWREKLLGNLNDFDRKIVLLDVRNGYEWDIGHFNGAKRPQVDSFRTTSFGLSESESSTANVDVVDDPLSGVDKEKTEVLMYCTGGIRCDVYSTILRQRGYKNLYTLKGGVSNYLQKEGSDGWIGNLFVFDSRLSLPPSAYNPEASANGVDPQPDNDAFARCYICGLQRLNDLWHRNCANLGCNMLILSCNNCVEEFKGCCCSDCMSAPRIRPVLPGPQRYKKWHIYRDAELQKDSIARDYPGHSAAIAI; encoded by the exons ATGGGAGTGTACGCAGATGTATCCACTACTCCAGTTTCAATTCCTAAATCCATTCCGAAAAGACACAAACCTTTATTCCCTCAGTACATTCATGGCAGAGCTACAGGAATAAGCTTCAACCCCAAAACCCTTCCACTCTTCCCCAGTTTCAGAAACTCTTTCTCTACTAAATCAAAGAATGAGAAGAATTTCAATTGTAAGTCTACATTTTCTTCCGATTCCGACGATGGATTCTCATCAACTCCCTCTATTAACGACGACGATTTCGTAGTCGTAAACTTTTATCGTTTTGTGTACATTGAAAACCCAGAAGAAGAAGTTGCTAAACAGCTTTTATTCTTACAAGGTTTTGATATTCATGGCCGAATTTATATAAATGAACAAGGAATCAATGCTCAATTTAGTGGTCCAGTTAAAGATTCATTAAGGTATGTTGATTGGTTAAAAAAAGATCCTaaattttctgaaatttttgTTCAAATTTCTCCTTCTTCGGATAATAGTCATGCCTTTCCTAAATTGAGACTGAGATATAAACCCTCATTGGTACAATATGAAGGAGGAATTTCACACTTGCCTATACTTGAATCATCTATGAGAGCAATTCCTTTAACACCAAATGAATGGAGGGAGAAGCTATTAGGAAACTTGAATGATTTTGATAGGAAAATTGTTTTGTTAGATGTGAGAAATGGGTATGAATGGGATATTGGTCATTTTAATGGTGCAAAAAGACCTCAAGTAGATTCTTTTAGAACAACTTCATTTGGTTTATCTGAATCTGAAAGTAGTACTGCTAATGTAGATGTTGTTGATGATCCTTTATCTGGTGTTGACAAAGAAAAAACCGAAGTATTAATGTATTGTACGGGAGGGATTCGTTGTGATGTATATTCGACTATTCTTAGACAAAGAGGGTATAAAAATTTGTATACTCTAAAGGGAGGTGTATCTAATTATCTTCAGAAGGAAGGCTCTGATGGATGGATTGGCAATTTATTTGTTTTCGATTCACGTTTATCTCTTCCTCCTTCCGCGTACAATCCAGAGGCTTCTGCGAATGGAGTGGATCCCCAGCCTGATAATGATGCATTTGCGAGATGCTATATATGTGGGTTGCAGAGATTGAATGATTTGTGGCACAGGAATTGTGCAAACCTTGGTTGCAATATGTTAATATTGTCTTGTAACAATTGTGTTGAAGAGTTTAAAGGATGTTGTTGTTCAGATTGTATGTCTGCACCTCGAATTCGACCTGTTCTACCAGGGCCACAGAGGTATAAAAAATGGCATATCTATCGGGATGCAGAGTTACAAAAAGATTCAATTGCTCGAG ATTATCCAGGACATTCAGCCGCCATCGCCATCTAA